In Terriglobales bacterium, one DNA window encodes the following:
- the murQ gene encoding N-acetylmuramic acid 6-phosphate etherase translates to MTTENIHRLGTEQQNVSSLDLDTRSALEIARIMNAEDAKVPAAVSEALPQIAKAIDAVADALSRKGRLIYVGAGTSGRLGALDSSECPPTFNTDPRSVQYVIAGGPKALASAAEANEDSPVLGRRDIAKLKPGKRDVVIGIAASGRTPYTIAACEYARKKGARTACVVCNISSPLAAAVDIPIEVNVGPEVLAGSTRLKAGTAQKLVLNMITTGAMTRLGYVYGNLMVNVHLKNEKLVERGIGIVQKATGASREDAMAALKESSNRVPVALVMLKAEVSRREAEKRLKKSNGNVRKAMNAK, encoded by the coding sequence ATGACCACCGAAAACATCCATCGCCTCGGCACCGAACAGCAGAACGTCTCTTCTCTCGATCTCGATACCCGCTCTGCCCTCGAGATCGCTCGCATCATGAACGCCGAGGACGCCAAGGTCCCCGCTGCTGTTTCCGAAGCCCTTCCGCAGATCGCCAAGGCCATCGACGCGGTTGCCGACGCCCTCTCCCGCAAGGGACGCCTCATCTATGTCGGTGCCGGAACCAGCGGACGCCTCGGCGCGCTCGACTCCTCCGAGTGCCCTCCGACCTTCAACACCGACCCCAGGTCCGTCCAGTACGTCATCGCCGGAGGTCCCAAGGCTCTTGCCTCCGCCGCGGAAGCCAACGAAGACTCTCCCGTCCTCGGTCGGCGCGATATCGCCAAACTCAAGCCCGGCAAACGTGACGTGGTCATCGGCATCGCCGCCAGCGGACGCACTCCCTACACCATTGCGGCCTGCGAGTACGCTCGCAAGAAAGGCGCTCGCACCGCCTGCGTCGTCTGCAATATCAGCTCTCCTCTCGCTGCCGCCGTCGACATCCCGATCGAAGTGAATGTCGGACCCGAAGTCCTCGCCGGATCCACGCGCCTCAAGGCCGGAACGGCCCAAAAGCTCGTCCTCAACATGATCACCACCGGAGCCATGACACGTCTCGGTTATGTCTATGGCAACCTGATGGTCAACGTTCACCTGAAGAATGAGAAGTTGGTCGAGCGCGGAATCGGCATCGTCCAGAAAGCCACCGGCGCCTCCCGCGAAGATGCCATGGCAGCCCTGAAAGAATCGAGCAATCGTGTCCCCGTCGCCCTCGTAATGCTCAAGGCCGAAGTTTCGCGCCGGGAAGCTGAAAAGCGCCTGAAGAAATCCAACGGCAACGTTCGCAAGGCCATGAACGCAAAGTAG
- a CDS encoding serine hydrolase domain-containing protein, translating into MPELYRKPAVLHKLLRTLRATSPNKEPLHAHPAACYTSLLLTIDTTGQHHRFAAAFRILEDVISARAFPSAATAIVYRGKLVALHGLGHHTFDAASPAVTADSVFDIASVSKVVATTTMAALLYERGLLQLDALVADIVPEFRSDDLRRSDVSVRALLTHTSGLPAYIKLFEQTRDRDELIRLAIGTPLEADPGTRTSYSDIGFIMLGVILERLAEEPLDTFCRREIFKPLELNHTTFNPPSALRKDIVPTADDRKFRHKLVQGEVHDENTWVMRGVAGHAGLFSTGSDLARFAQCWLSGGAPILNAATIAEFTRQQPGTTRALGWDRPSPPSQAGQHFSPLSFGHLGFTGTSLWCDPSRQLAIVLLTNRVWPDSSNQAIKQIRPRFHDAIVESL; encoded by the coding sequence ATGCCCGAACTCTATCGAAAACCGGCGGTGCTGCACAAGTTATTGAGAACCCTTCGTGCCACCAGTCCCAATAAGGAACCACTACACGCGCATCCTGCCGCGTGCTATACCAGTCTCTTGCTCACCATCGATACTACCGGCCAGCACCACCGCTTCGCCGCCGCCTTCCGCATTCTCGAAGATGTCATCTCCGCGCGCGCGTTCCCTTCCGCCGCAACTGCCATCGTTTATCGCGGAAAACTGGTCGCCCTCCACGGACTCGGCCATCACACCTTCGACGCCGCTTCTCCGGCCGTTACCGCCGACTCCGTTTTTGACATCGCCTCCGTCTCCAAGGTCGTCGCCACCACTACCATGGCGGCGCTACTGTACGAACGCGGACTCCTCCAACTGGACGCTCTCGTCGCCGACATCGTCCCCGAGTTCCGCTCCGACGATCTTCGCCGTTCTGACGTCAGCGTCCGCGCGCTCCTCACCCACACATCCGGACTCCCGGCCTACATCAAGCTCTTCGAGCAGACGCGCGATCGCGACGAACTGATTCGCCTCGCCATCGGAACACCACTCGAAGCCGACCCCGGCACCCGCACTTCCTACAGCGATATCGGCTTCATCATGCTCGGCGTCATCCTCGAGCGACTCGCCGAAGAACCGCTCGACACCTTCTGCCGGCGCGAAATCTTCAAACCGCTCGAACTGAACCACACCACATTCAATCCGCCGTCCGCGTTGAGGAAAGACATTGTCCCCACCGCCGATGACCGCAAGTTCCGTCATAAACTCGTGCAAGGAGAAGTCCACGACGAGAACACCTGGGTCATGCGCGGTGTCGCCGGACACGCTGGACTTTTCTCCACCGGCTCCGACCTCGCGCGCTTCGCCCAGTGCTGGCTCTCAGGAGGCGCTCCCATCCTGAATGCCGCTACCATCGCGGAGTTCACTCGTCAGCAACCCGGCACTACACGCGCCCTCGGCTGGGATCGCCCCTCTCCGCCCTCTCAAGCCGGACAGCACTTCTCGCCCTTATCCTTCGGACACCTCGGCTTCACCGGAACTTCCCTCTGGTGCGACCCTTCACGCCAACTTGCCATCGTCCTTCTCACCAACCGCGTCTGGCCCGACTCCTCCAACCAGGCCATCAAGCAAATCCGCCCTCGATTTCACGACGCTATCGTTGAATCTTTGTAG
- a CDS encoding exo-beta-N-acetylmuramidase NamZ domain-containing protein, with translation MMKRTSSLWLCLVLLTTIVFNQSLFAQAKKATPSKKSVAAASSRFAAVDAILKAAVAEKAPPGAVVVVGHNGRIVYRKAFGYRSLEPTQEPMTLDTVFDMASLTKCVATATAITRMFELGQIRLNDPVSKYLPEFAQNGKKDITIRQLVTHYSGLRPDLDLKEPWTGYETAIRMAMAEQLQDVPGSRFVYSDINYIVLGELIHKISGMSLDKYTEAHIFKPLKMTRTTFNPPIAWRPKIAATEYDENGVMLKGIVHDPTARRMGGVAGHAGLFSTGDDVAKYAFAMLKGGAPVLNELSVEKMSTPQNAPIGPSLRGIGWDIDSPFASNRGELLPVGSYGHTGFTGTSLWIDPVTNTFVVVLGNGVHPRGGAALVALRTKVATAVAAALKLTVSQKQKMQVARITGYNETMAAARRFVSRNGQVKTGIDVLQARNFDVLKAPAGRKLKVGIITNHSGLDSQGRRTIDVLAQAPGVELSAIFSPEHGIFGMLDTENITEVKDPATGVPVYSVYGNTDAKRRPSQDVLKDLDAVVYDIQDAGVRFYTYETTLGYFLEECAKAGKEVIVLDRPNPITGIFLQGPVMDASRSTFVGYHPTPVRHAMTIGELGQMYNAERKINAKLTVVKMEGWQRGDWYDATGLMWINPSPNLRSLTEAALYPGVGMIEGTNISVGRGTDTPFEVVGAPWIKPKEFADYLNARQIQGVRFVPITFKPNASKYKDQSCGGINIILTERNFTDSTLVGLELAAALMKLYPNDYKSDKLVDLVGNQAVVKALTEGVDPRRIAQDIQEDIDKFVDVRKKYLLY, from the coding sequence ATGATGAAACGTACTTCTTCTCTCTGGCTGTGCCTTGTCCTTCTCACAACAATTGTCTTCAACCAGTCCCTATTCGCGCAGGCGAAGAAAGCCACGCCGTCAAAAAAGTCAGTAGCGGCTGCTTCCTCGCGGTTTGCGGCGGTGGACGCCATTCTGAAAGCGGCGGTGGCGGAGAAAGCACCTCCCGGCGCGGTGGTGGTTGTCGGTCATAACGGCAGAATCGTGTATCGGAAGGCGTTTGGATATCGGAGCCTGGAGCCAACGCAGGAACCGATGACACTGGATACAGTGTTTGACATGGCGTCGCTGACGAAGTGCGTGGCTACGGCAACGGCGATTACACGAATGTTTGAGTTGGGCCAGATCCGGCTGAACGACCCGGTTTCGAAATATCTGCCGGAGTTCGCCCAGAACGGGAAGAAGGACATCACGATCCGTCAACTGGTTACGCACTACAGCGGACTGAGGCCGGACCTTGACTTGAAGGAGCCGTGGACGGGGTACGAGACGGCGATCCGTATGGCGATGGCCGAGCAGTTGCAGGATGTACCGGGCTCGCGGTTTGTTTACAGCGACATCAATTACATCGTGCTGGGAGAGTTGATTCATAAGATCTCCGGCATGTCGCTCGACAAATACACGGAGGCGCACATCTTTAAGCCGCTCAAGATGACACGGACGACGTTCAACCCGCCGATTGCATGGCGTCCGAAGATTGCGGCGACCGAATACGACGAGAATGGCGTGATGCTGAAGGGAATTGTGCATGATCCGACGGCGCGGAGAATGGGAGGAGTGGCCGGGCATGCCGGGCTGTTCTCGACGGGCGACGATGTGGCGAAGTATGCCTTCGCAATGCTCAAGGGCGGAGCCCCGGTGCTGAATGAACTCAGCGTCGAAAAGATGAGCACACCGCAGAATGCACCGATTGGACCGTCGCTGCGGGGGATCGGTTGGGACATCGATTCGCCATTTGCAAGCAACCGCGGCGAACTGCTTCCTGTGGGATCGTATGGACACACGGGGTTCACGGGGACGTCGCTGTGGATCGATCCGGTGACGAATACGTTTGTCGTGGTGCTGGGAAATGGGGTTCATCCGCGAGGTGGTGCGGCGCTGGTGGCGCTGCGGACGAAGGTCGCGACCGCCGTGGCGGCAGCATTAAAGTTGACCGTCAGCCAGAAACAGAAGATGCAGGTGGCGCGGATTACCGGCTACAACGAAACGATGGCGGCTGCCCGGAGATTCGTTTCGCGGAATGGACAGGTGAAGACAGGAATCGACGTGCTGCAGGCGCGGAACTTCGACGTTCTGAAGGCTCCGGCAGGACGCAAACTGAAGGTGGGGATCATCACGAATCACTCTGGATTGGATTCACAGGGACGTCGGACTATCGATGTTCTTGCGCAAGCTCCCGGAGTGGAGTTGTCGGCGATCTTCAGTCCGGAGCACGGCATTTTTGGAATGCTGGATACGGAGAACATCACGGAAGTGAAGGATCCAGCGACGGGCGTGCCCGTTTACAGCGTTTACGGCAACACGGATGCGAAGCGGCGTCCGTCGCAGGACGTGCTGAAAGATCTGGACGCGGTGGTGTACGACATCCAGGATGCCGGGGTTCGGTTCTATACGTACGAAACGACGCTGGGGTATTTCCTCGAGGAATGCGCGAAAGCAGGGAAGGAAGTCATCGTGCTGGATCGTCCGAACCCGATCACGGGCATCTTTCTGCAAGGGCCGGTGATGGATGCGAGCCGGTCAACGTTTGTCGGATATCATCCGACGCCGGTACGCCACGCAATGACCATCGGCGAATTGGGCCAGATGTATAACGCCGAGCGGAAGATCAACGCCAAGCTGACGGTCGTAAAGATGGAAGGCTGGCAGCGCGGCGACTGGTACGACGCAACCGGGTTGATGTGGATCAATCCTTCGCCGAACCTGAGGAGTTTGACCGAAGCCGCGCTCTACCCGGGCGTGGGGATGATAGAAGGAACGAATATCTCGGTTGGCCGCGGTACCGACACGCCGTTCGAAGTGGTGGGCGCGCCGTGGATCAAGCCCAAGGAATTTGCCGATTACCTGAATGCACGGCAGATCCAGGGGGTGCGGTTCGTGCCGATTACCTTCAAGCCCAACGCCAGCAAGTACAAGGACCAGTCATGCGGGGGCATCAACATCATCCTCACGGAGCGGAACTTCACTGATTCGACGCTGGTCGGACTGGAGTTGGCGGCGGCGCTGATGAAGCTCTACCCGAACGATTACAAATCGGACAAGTTGGTCGATCTGGTAGGGAATCAGGCGGTGGTCAAGGCACTGACAGAAGGTGTGGACCCAAGACGGATTGCGCAGGATATCCAGGAAGACATCGACAAGTTCGTGGATGTTCGCAAGAAGTACCTGTTGTATTGA
- a CDS encoding ATP-binding cassette domain-containing protein codes for MLELLGVTKEFCGDTTDRVRALDEITLRVEEGSFVTTIGTNGSGKSTLLNAIAGAMEIDAGQIRIAEQDVTRWPEHARARLVGRVFQNPFSGTAPNMTLVENLSLAARRGQRRGLGWAVGGHLRDELRDRVASLGMGLEDRMDTPIGLLSGGQRQALTLLMATWNRPELLLLDEHTAALDPKTADLVMRLTQQIVASERLTTLMVTHSMQQAASVGDRLLMMHRGRIVYDIAGADKRRVRSDELLRRFEELRRSELLDATAAEMLLSTYV; via the coding sequence ATGCTTGAACTCCTCGGAGTCACGAAGGAGTTCTGCGGCGACACGACCGATCGTGTCCGCGCGCTCGATGAGATCACCTTGCGGGTCGAGGAAGGCTCCTTCGTGACGACGATAGGCACGAATGGGTCCGGAAAGTCCACCTTGCTGAATGCCATTGCCGGCGCCATGGAAATCGATGCCGGACAGATTCGCATTGCAGAGCAGGATGTAACACGCTGGCCGGAACATGCGCGCGCCCGACTCGTTGGGCGGGTGTTCCAGAATCCATTTTCGGGCACAGCGCCCAATATGACCCTGGTGGAAAATCTCTCACTTGCTGCGCGTCGCGGTCAGCGACGCGGGCTTGGTTGGGCAGTTGGCGGACACTTGCGGGATGAGTTACGCGACCGAGTTGCTTCGCTCGGCATGGGCCTCGAAGACCGAATGGACACGCCGATTGGTTTGCTGTCCGGCGGTCAGCGACAGGCGTTGACCTTGTTGATGGCAACGTGGAATAGGCCTGAACTCCTTTTGCTGGATGAGCACACGGCTGCGCTGGACCCGAAAACGGCTGACCTGGTGATGCGTCTTACGCAGCAGATCGTCGCCAGCGAACGGCTTACGACCTTAATGGTGACTCATTCCATGCAGCAGGCCGCAAGCGTGGGCGACCGCTTATTGATGATGCATAGAGGCCGCATCGTCTACGACATCGCCGGCGCGGACAAACGGCGCGTGCGTAGCGACGAACTGTTGCGGCGGTTTGAGGAACTGCGCCGTTCCGAACTGCTGGATGCAACCGCAGCAGAGATGTTGCTCTCAACTTACGTGTAG
- the fba gene encoding class II fructose-bisphosphate aldolase (catalyzes the reversible aldol condensation of dihydroxyacetonephosphate and glyceraldehyde 3-phosphate in the Calvin cycle, glycolysis, and/or gluconeogenesis), with protein MPLVSMRQLLDEAAKGGYGVGAFNVNNMEQIQSIMEAARETKSPVIVQASRGARSYSQDKFLYHLMLAAADLYPEIPMALHQDHGNSFETCKSAIELGFTSVMMDGSLMEDGKTPSSFEYNVEVTRKVVELAHSRGVTVEGEIGVLGGIEDGHGAGGTGLEHVTDPDQAVEFVEKTGVDALAIAIGTSHGAYKFTKKPDGSVLKMDRLIEIHKRLPKTHLVMHGSSSVPKDLQDVINQFGGKLKQTWGVPVEEIQLGIRNGVRKINVDTDNRLAITGAIRKVFAETPEKFDPRDYLKPARDAMKKVVALRMTQFGQAGHAGDYKPISLSEMAKMYEKNAVTV; from the coding sequence ATGCCACTAGTTTCAATGCGCCAACTGCTCGACGAAGCAGCCAAAGGCGGCTATGGCGTTGGTGCTTTCAACGTCAACAACATGGAACAGATCCAGTCGATCATGGAAGCCGCACGCGAAACCAAGTCGCCCGTGATCGTCCAGGCCAGCCGTGGCGCTCGCAGCTACTCGCAAGACAAGTTCCTGTACCACCTGATGCTCGCAGCGGCCGACCTGTACCCCGAAATCCCCATGGCCCTTCATCAGGACCACGGCAACAGCTTCGAAACCTGTAAGTCGGCCATCGAACTCGGATTTACCTCCGTCATGATGGACGGCTCTCTTATGGAAGACGGCAAAACGCCCTCCAGCTTCGAGTACAACGTCGAAGTCACCCGCAAGGTTGTGGAACTCGCCCACTCGCGCGGCGTGACCGTCGAAGGCGAAATCGGCGTTCTAGGCGGCATCGAAGATGGTCACGGCGCTGGCGGCACCGGCCTCGAGCACGTCACCGATCCCGACCAGGCCGTCGAGTTTGTCGAGAAAACCGGCGTCGACGCCCTCGCCATTGCCATCGGCACCAGCCACGGCGCGTACAAGTTCACCAAAAAGCCCGATGGGTCCGTTCTGAAGATGGACCGCCTCATCGAGATTCACAAGCGCTTACCGAAGACGCACCTCGTCATGCACGGTTCCTCGAGCGTTCCGAAGGATCTTCAGGACGTCATCAACCAGTTCGGTGGAAAACTGAAGCAGACCTGGGGCGTGCCCGTCGAAGAAATTCAGCTCGGCATCCGCAATGGCGTTCGCAAGATCAACGTGGACACCGATAATCGCCTCGCGATCACCGGCGCCATCCGCAAGGTATTCGCCGAGACCCCGGAGAAGTTCGATCCTCGCGATTACCTGAAGCCGGCACGCGACGCCATGAAGAAGGTCGTCGCCCTGCGCATGACCCAGTTCGGCCAGGCCGGACACGCTGGCGACTACAAGCCAATTTCGCTCAGCGAAATGGCAAAAATGTACGAGAAGAATGCAGTAACTGTTTAG
- a CDS encoding DUF1287 domain-containing protein, which yields MSKKDMQRCAHCLSVLLCAALYVAAQSPATDSFVSRLVAAANDRPNHPVRYDPGYVRLEYPNGDVPADTGVCTDEIIRIYRAVGVDLQKEVHEDMTGNPSAYPHKRKWGQTRLDRNIDHRRVPNLAVFFARKGKKLAVTNAASDFSPGDIVVWLLPSGRDHIGMVVDKRGASGAYMIEHNIGEGPKIEDVLFEWKVMGHYRYRPATSAQAQSAPRS from the coding sequence GTGTCTAAGAAGGATATGCAGCGCTGTGCGCATTGTTTGAGTGTGCTGTTGTGTGCCGCACTATATGTGGCGGCACAGTCGCCGGCGACGGACAGTTTTGTCTCGCGGCTGGTAGCGGCGGCGAATGACAGGCCGAACCATCCGGTCCGGTACGATCCCGGCTATGTGAGGTTGGAGTATCCGAATGGAGACGTTCCGGCCGACACGGGTGTCTGCACGGACGAGATCATCCGCATCTATCGCGCCGTCGGAGTGGACTTGCAGAAGGAAGTTCATGAGGACATGACGGGGAACCCGTCGGCATATCCGCATAAACGAAAGTGGGGGCAGACGCGGCTGGACCGGAACATCGATCATCGGCGAGTGCCAAATTTGGCGGTGTTCTTCGCGAGAAAAGGGAAGAAATTGGCGGTGACGAATGCGGCTTCTGATTTTTCCCCCGGAGACATTGTGGTGTGGCTGCTGCCGAGTGGGCGAGACCATATCGGCATGGTGGTCGATAAAAGGGGAGCATCAGGCGCATACATGATCGAGCACAACATCGGTGAGGGGCCGAAGATCGAAGACGTGCTCTTTGAGTGGAAGGTGATGGGGCACTATCGTTACAGACCGGCAACCAGTGCCCAAGCCCAAAGCGCTCCGCGGTCTTAA
- the rph gene encoding ribonuclease PH, with product MFYRSDNRAPEQMRPVNIVKDFISTAEGSALIEIGNTRVICTASVEDSVPAWMRNLGKGWVTCEYGMIPRSTLTRTPREAARGKQTGRTQEIQRLIGRALRAVIDLKRLGERTIWIDCDVIQADGGTRTASITGAFVALGVALQKLVEAGTLTSVPIREYVAATSVGIVDGEILLDLAYEEDSRAEVDMNFVMTGSKKMIEIQATAEQVPFDDAQLQRMLELARKGVAELIAKQQAALGTMMLRQ from the coding sequence ATGTTCTATCGTTCTGATAATCGCGCTCCGGAGCAGATGCGTCCGGTGAATATCGTCAAGGACTTCATTTCAACCGCGGAAGGTTCCGCGCTCATCGAGATCGGCAATACTCGCGTGATTTGCACGGCTTCGGTGGAAGATTCCGTTCCGGCGTGGATGCGCAACCTCGGCAAAGGCTGGGTGACTTGCGAATACGGGATGATTCCGCGCTCGACGCTGACGCGAACTCCGCGTGAGGCGGCGAGAGGGAAGCAGACCGGACGCACACAAGAGATCCAGCGATTGATCGGCCGCGCGCTGCGCGCCGTGATTGACCTGAAGCGTCTCGGCGAACGCACGATCTGGATCGACTGCGACGTGATCCAAGCTGACGGCGGAACTCGAACCGCTTCGATTACCGGTGCTTTCGTTGCACTTGGCGTGGCGCTGCAAAAGCTGGTCGAAGCCGGAACGCTGACTTCGGTCCCGATCCGCGAATACGTCGCCGCAACCAGCGTCGGAATCGTGGACGGCGAAATCCTGCTCGACCTCGCGTACGAAGAAGATTCGCGAGCCGAGGTGGACATGAATTTCGTCATGACCGGAAGCAAGAAGATGATCGAGATCCAGGCGACAGCCGAACAGGTTCCGTTTGATGACGCTCAGTTGCAGCGCATGCTGGAACTGGCGCGAAAGGGAGTCGCTGAGCTTATCGCTAAGCAGCAGGCGGCGCTCGGAACGATGATGCTTCGCCAGTAA
- a CDS encoding TrbI/VirB10 family protein: protein MRKLSIFAVILLLPLLVAMAQESPQPAENQQQQTAPAATTGRITIPAGTQIPLVLKQAISTKSAKVGDAVYAETAFPITQDDKVVIPAGTYVQGRISDVKRAGRVKGRAELLMHFTTLVYPNGYTALLPGGVENLPGAEKQSVKGDEGKIKQEGQKMEDAVNVGKAAGAGATVGAIASRTGKGAGIGGLTGAAAGLGYALLTRGADVNLPVGTSVQMVLQRPLTLEEKKLSRR, encoded by the coding sequence ATGCGCAAACTCTCGATCTTTGCAGTGATTTTGCTGTTGCCCTTGCTGGTGGCGATGGCTCAGGAAAGCCCCCAACCCGCAGAAAACCAACAGCAGCAGACTGCGCCGGCCGCAACTACCGGCAGAATCACAATCCCGGCAGGAACGCAGATTCCGCTGGTGCTGAAACAGGCGATCTCGACCAAGAGCGCGAAGGTTGGCGACGCCGTATATGCCGAGACGGCATTCCCGATCACGCAAGACGATAAGGTCGTCATCCCGGCCGGGACATACGTGCAAGGCCGGATCAGCGACGTAAAGCGTGCCGGCCGCGTGAAAGGGCGCGCCGAGTTGCTTATGCACTTCACCACGCTGGTTTATCCGAACGGCTACACCGCGTTGCTTCCCGGCGGGGTGGAGAACCTCCCGGGCGCGGAGAAACAGAGCGTGAAGGGTGACGAAGGGAAGATCAAACAGGAAGGTCAAAAGATGGAAGACGCTGTCAACGTTGGCAAGGCTGCCGGCGCTGGCGCCACCGTGGGCGCGATTGCATCGCGGACCGGCAAGGGCGCTGGTATTGGTGGGCTGACGGGCGCCGCGGCTGGACTGGGGTACGCACTGCTGACGCGCGGGGCTGACGTGAACCTTCCGGTTGGGACATCGGTGCAGATGGTTTTGCAGCGTCCTCTCACGCTTGAAGAGAAGAAGCTGAGCAGGCGCTAG
- a CDS encoding ATP-binding cassette domain-containing protein, producing MSDGATKPYIEFQHVHKAFGTRVVLDDVSFDVMPGETVAILGRSGVGKSVSLYHIMGFLKADSGRVIVANEDITDYPENELERIRKKVTMVFQSGALFDSLSVGENVAFPLRERGDLDEVQIYQIVDGLLEMVGVRAMRELVPSDLSTGMKRSVAIARALAAQPEAVLYDEPTTNVDPLMAQLLGDLIKKLKYQLKLTSIVVTHDMHLAQKVADRVVFLHEAKVVFFGKPTDMLNSDIEIVREFMLLDENGLDRFRESA from the coding sequence ATGAGCGACGGCGCAACCAAACCTTATATCGAGTTCCAGCACGTCCATAAGGCGTTCGGCACCCGCGTCGTCCTTGACGACGTCAGCTTCGATGTCATGCCCGGCGAGACTGTCGCAATCCTAGGACGCAGCGGCGTGGGCAAATCCGTGTCCCTCTACCACATCATGGGCTTCCTCAAGGCCGACTCCGGGCGCGTCATCGTCGCCAATGAAGACATCACCGATTACCCGGAAAATGAACTCGAGCGTATCCGTAAAAAAGTAACCATGGTGTTCCAGAGCGGCGCCCTCTTTGACTCGCTCAGCGTCGGCGAAAACGTCGCCTTCCCCCTCCGCGAGCGCGGCGATCTCGACGAAGTCCAGATTTACCAGATCGTAGATGGCCTGCTCGAAATGGTCGGCGTCCGCGCCATGCGAGAGCTGGTTCCATCTGATCTCTCTACGGGAATGAAGCGGTCCGTCGCCATCGCCCGCGCCCTCGCCGCCCAACCGGAAGCGGTCCTCTATGACGAGCCGACGACGAACGTCGACCCCTTGATGGCGCAATTGCTAGGGGATTTGATTAAGAAGTTAAAGTACCAGTTGAAGTTGACCAGCATCGTGGTCACTCACGATATGCACCTGGCCCAGAAGGTCGCCGACCGCGTCGTATTCCTGCACGAAGCCAAAGTCGTCTTCTTCGGCAAGCCCACGGACATGCTGAACAGCGACATCGAGATCGTTCGCGAATTTATGCTGCTCGACGAAAACGGCCTCGACCGCTTCCGTGAATCGGCTTAA
- a CDS encoding molybdenum cofactor guanylyltransferase translates to MHRNTTAFILAGGRSSRMGEDKAFLRLGRLTLLEHMIATAKGVCEAVVLIGDKQRLSPYGSVVQDTFPGHGPLAGIHAALTSTACRELNLMLAVDTPALPAEFLDFLVSAAESSRASVTVPRVGGFTQSLCAVYRSEFASHAARALEAGRNKIDRVFDEVPTTFIEPAQWKHLGFNDDIFDNVNTPEDWQRMRQKLGATH, encoded by the coding sequence TTGCACCGCAACACCACAGCGTTCATCCTCGCCGGAGGCCGCTCCTCCCGCATGGGCGAAGACAAAGCCTTCCTTCGCCTCGGACGCCTCACTCTCCTCGAGCACATGATCGCCACTGCCAAAGGAGTCTGCGAAGCCGTCGTTCTCATCGGAGATAAGCAGCGCCTCAGCCCTTACGGTTCCGTCGTTCAGGACACTTTCCCCGGCCACGGCCCTCTCGCGGGCATCCATGCGGCTCTTACCTCCACGGCGTGCCGGGAGCTAAATCTCATGCTGGCCGTGGACACTCCCGCGCTTCCCGCGGAATTTCTCGATTTCCTTGTCTCTGCCGCCGAGAGCTCAAGAGCATCGGTGACTGTTCCCCGCGTCGGGGGATTCACCCAGTCTCTCTGTGCCGTCTACCGCTCCGAATTCGCCAGTCACGCCGCTAGGGCCCTTGAGGCCGGGCGCAATAAGATTGATCGCGTCTTCGACGAAGTCCCCACTACCTTCATCGAGCCTGCCCAGTGGAAACATCTGGGCTTCAACGACGACATCTTTGATAATGTGAACACGCCGGAGGACTGGCAGCGCATGCGACAAAAACTCGGGGCGACTCACTGA
- a CDS encoding antibiotic biosynthesis monooxygenase, translating into MFARMVSLVTLPAKQAELTDIIERKVAPLINRRKGFVDYLTLISDAEPRLVVAISIWRDRESAESFGNETAPTIYEYLKPLLQDEPQIRTFECFSIHSHKAKKATTRA; encoded by the coding sequence GTGTTCGCCAGGATGGTGTCACTGGTTACGTTGCCCGCTAAACAAGCCGAATTGACCGACATTATCGAGCGCAAAGTCGCCCCCTTGATTAACCGCCGTAAAGGATTCGTCGATTATCTGACGCTTATCTCGGACGCCGAACCCCGCCTGGTAGTAGCGATTTCGATATGGAGAGACAGGGAATCGGCGGAGAGCTTCGGAAATGAAACGGCGCCGACCATCTACGAGTACCTGAAGCCCCTTTTACAGGACGAACCGCAGATCAGAACTTTCGAGTGCTTCTCCATCCATTCGCATAAAGCCAAAAAAGCCACGACTAGAGCCTAG